One stretch of Streptomyces sp. A2-16 DNA includes these proteins:
- a CDS encoding maltokinase: protein MSEAVTRTATTSPGLLDSLDPLLREWLPRQRWFAGKGRPLAGFSLVAATELLPPTAKLGLYHLLVRAHQPLTVGAPPHPGDCYQLLIGVREALPPRLAPALIGHVEEGPLAGRTAYDALHDPLPAELLLEAIRTGTRIGGLCFERDPHQEIREGLVARVMTAEQSNSSIVYGDTFILKLLRRIVPGVNPDLELPLALAREGCPRVPAPTGWLRAELAGEPYTLAVLQPFVQGASDGWELALRELAKGEDFAAEAHALGRATAEVHTALARALPTVTLGHQQLQLLVDGMIERLEAAVQAVPTLRPYAPGLRSAFTALGDLAAEGSTWTAQRIHGDLHLGQCLRSAAGHWSLIDFEGEPSKPLSERRLPQPTARDIAGMLRSFDYAAHSTDLPVPGWAETCRAAYCSGYAEVSGVDPRTDPVLLRAYETDKAIYEVVYEARHRPDWLQVPMAAVARYASSDLI from the coding sequence ATGTCGGAAGCCGTCACCCGCACCGCCACGACAAGTCCAGGCCTCCTCGACTCACTTGATCCACTCCTGCGCGAGTGGCTCCCACGGCAGCGCTGGTTCGCGGGCAAGGGCCGCCCCCTCGCCGGGTTCTCGCTGGTGGCGGCCACCGAGCTGCTGCCGCCCACCGCCAAGCTCGGCCTGTACCACCTGCTGGTCCGCGCCCACCAGCCGCTCACCGTGGGAGCCCCGCCGCACCCCGGGGACTGCTACCAGCTCCTCATAGGCGTGCGCGAGGCGCTGCCGCCCCGGCTGGCGCCCGCGCTGATCGGTCATGTCGAGGAGGGCCCGCTCGCCGGCCGTACCGCGTACGACGCCCTCCACGACCCACTGCCCGCCGAACTGCTCCTGGAGGCGATCCGCACCGGGACCCGGATCGGCGGGCTGTGTTTCGAGCGGGACCCCCACCAGGAGATCCGGGAGGGTCTGGTGGCCCGGGTGATGACCGCCGAGCAGTCCAATTCGTCGATCGTCTACGGAGATACGTTCATCCTGAAGCTCCTGCGCCGGATCGTGCCCGGCGTCAACCCCGACCTGGAGCTGCCGCTCGCGCTGGCCCGCGAGGGCTGCCCCCGGGTGCCCGCGCCGACGGGGTGGCTGCGGGCGGAGCTGGCCGGGGAGCCGTACACCCTCGCGGTGCTCCAGCCCTTCGTGCAGGGCGCTTCGGACGGCTGGGAGCTGGCCCTGCGGGAGCTCGCCAAGGGCGAGGACTTCGCCGCCGAGGCGCACGCCCTCGGACGGGCCACCGCCGAGGTGCACACCGCGCTCGCCCGGGCACTACCGACCGTCACGCTTGGCCACCAGCAGTTGCAGCTGCTCGTCGACGGCATGATCGAGCGGCTGGAGGCGGCCGTGCAGGCGGTCCCCACGCTGCGGCCGTACGCGCCCGGCCTGCGCTCCGCGTTCACCGCGCTGGGCGATCTCGCCGCCGAGGGCAGCACCTGGACCGCGCAGCGCATCCACGGCGACCTGCACCTCGGGCAGTGCCTGCGCTCGGCCGCCGGGCACTGGTCGCTGATCGACTTCGAGGGCGAACCGTCCAAGCCGCTCTCCGAACGCCGGCTGCCCCAGCCCACCGCCCGGGACATCGCCGGAATGCTGCGCTCCTTCGACTACGCGGCCCACTCGACCGACCTGCCGGTGCCGGGCTGGGCCGAGACGTGCCGGGCGGCGTACTGTTCCGGCTACGCCGAGGTCAGCGGGGTGGACCCACGGACCGATCCGGTGCTGCTGCGCGCCTACGAGACCGACAAGGCGATCTACGAGGTCGTCTACGAGGCCCGGCACCGCCCGGACTGGCTGCAGGTGCCGATGGCCGCGGTGGCCCGGTACGCGTCGTCCGACCTGATCTGA
- the treS gene encoding maltose alpha-D-glucosyltransferase, whose protein sequence is MIVNEPVHDTFEDTPAKDRDPDWFKRAVFYEVLVRSFQDSNGDGVGDLKGLTAKLDYLQWLGVDCLWLPPFFKSPLRDGGYDVSDYTAVLPEFGDLADFVEFVDAAHQRGMRVIIDFVMNHTSDQHPWFQESRKDPDGPYGDYYVWADDDKQFQDARIIFVDTEASNWTFDPVRKQYFWHRFFSHQPDLNYENPAVQEEMISALRFWLDLGIDGFRLDAVPYLYQQEGTNCENLPATHEFLKRVRKEIDASYPDTVLLAEANQWPEDVVDYFGDYQAGGDECHMAFHFPVMPRIFMAVRRESRYPVSEILAKTPAIPSSCQWGIFLRNHDELTLEMVTDEERDYMWAEYAKDPRMRANIGIRRRLAPLLDNDRNQIELFTALLLSLPGSPILYYGDEIGMGDNIWLGDRDAVRTPMQWTPDRNAGFSSCDPGRLYLPTIMDPVHGYQVTNVEASMASPSSLLHWTRRMIEIRKQNPAFGLGSYTELPSSNPAVLAFLREYEDDLVLCVHNFSRFAQPTELDLSTFNGRHPVELFGGVRFPAIGDLPYLLTLGGHGFYWFRLRKDAA, encoded by the coding sequence ATGATCGTCAACGAGCCCGTCCACGACACCTTCGAGGACACCCCCGCCAAGGACCGGGACCCCGACTGGTTCAAGCGCGCGGTCTTCTACGAGGTGCTGGTCCGCTCCTTCCAGGACAGCAACGGCGACGGTGTCGGCGACCTCAAGGGCCTGACCGCCAAACTGGACTACCTCCAGTGGCTGGGCGTCGACTGCCTGTGGCTGCCGCCCTTCTTCAAGTCGCCGCTCCGGGACGGCGGGTACGACGTCTCCGACTACACCGCCGTCCTTCCGGAGTTCGGTGACCTCGCCGACTTCGTGGAGTTCGTCGACGCCGCCCACCAGCGCGGCATGCGCGTGATCATCGACTTCGTCATGAACCACACCAGCGACCAGCACCCGTGGTTCCAGGAGTCCCGCAAGGACCCCGACGGCCCCTACGGCGACTACTACGTGTGGGCCGACGACGACAAGCAGTTCCAGGACGCGCGGATCATCTTCGTCGACACCGAGGCCTCCAACTGGACCTTCGACCCCGTCCGCAAGCAGTACTTCTGGCACCGCTTCTTCTCCCACCAGCCGGACCTCAACTACGAGAACCCGGCGGTCCAGGAGGAGATGATCTCCGCACTGCGGTTCTGGCTGGACCTGGGCATCGACGGCTTCCGCCTCGACGCCGTGCCGTACCTGTACCAGCAGGAGGGCACCAACTGCGAAAACCTTCCGGCAACCCACGAGTTCCTCAAGCGGGTCCGCAAGGAGATCGACGCCTCCTACCCGGACACGGTCCTCCTCGCGGAGGCGAACCAGTGGCCGGAGGACGTCGTCGACTACTTCGGCGACTACCAGGCCGGCGGCGACGAGTGCCACATGGCCTTCCACTTCCCGGTCATGCCCCGCATCTTCATGGCCGTCCGCCGCGAGTCCCGCTACCCGGTCTCGGAGATCCTCGCCAAGACCCCCGCCATCCCCTCCAGCTGCCAGTGGGGCATCTTCCTCAGGAACCACGACGAGCTCACCCTCGAAATGGTCACCGACGAGGAACGCGACTACATGTGGGCCGAGTACGCGAAGGACCCACGGATGCGCGCCAACATCGGCATCCGCAGGCGGCTGGCCCCCCTGCTCGACAACGACCGCAACCAGATCGAGCTGTTCACCGCGCTGCTGCTGTCGCTCCCCGGCTCGCCGATCCTGTACTACGGCGACGAGATCGGCATGGGCGACAACATCTGGCTCGGCGACCGGGACGCCGTACGCACCCCCATGCAGTGGACCCCCGACCGTAACGCAGGGTTTTCCTCCTGCGACCCCGGGCGGCTCTATCTGCCGACCATCATGGATCCGGTCCACGGATACCAGGTCACCAACGTCGAGGCGTCGATGGCGTCGCCCTCGTCGCTGCTGCACTGGACCCGCCGCATGATCGAGATCCGCAAGCAGAACCCGGCGTTCGGCCTCGGCTCCTACACCGAGCTCCCGTCGTCGAACCCGGCGGTGCTGGCCTTCCTGAGGGAGTACGAGGACGACCTGGTCCTGTGCGTGCACAACTTCTCGCGGTTCGCGCAACCGACGGAGCTGGACCTGAGCACCTTCAACGGACGGCACCCGGTCGAGCTGTTCGGCGGGGTGCGGTTCCCGGCCATCGGTGATCTGCCGTACTTGCTGACGCTCGGCGGACACGGGTTCTACTGGTTCCGGCTCCGCAAGGACGCCGCATAA
- the glgB gene encoding 1,4-alpha-glucan branching enzyme — MTPRPTPSGSDPKKSAAKAAKSVKKAAEKAVTKKAAVKNPDPVAEKAPAKKAAAKKAPAKKAVAKKAAEQNAVSKAVTKAVSKKAAAKKPAKKGPAAKAKKVTAPAPATALEAPSAPAPATALEAPSAPVPVSPPEAPAQVPVQPPEAPAQVPVQPPEAPVSVPAPPPEAPASPEMPVGDRDRLLSGTHHDPHGVLGAHPVSGGVAFRVFRPYALAVTVVTGDGDVRAELHDDGDGFFSGLLPLREVPTYRLLVAYEGAVQETEDAYAFLPALGDLDLHLIGEGRHEQLWTALGAQPMTHQGATGTRFTVWAPNARGVRVAGTFNFWDPSAFAMRSLGSTGVWELFVPGVGEGELYKFEITRPDGSRTLRADPLARRTEVPPNTSSIIHASHHEWQDGEWLANRAAGVPAHEAPFSVYEIHLPSWRPGLTYRQLAEQLPAYVKDLGFTHVELMPVAEHPFGGSWGYQVTGFYAPTARLGTPDDFKYLVDALHQAGIGVLMDWVPAHFPRDEWALAEFDGRTLYEHEDPLRAAHPDWGTLEFDYGRREVRNFLVANAVYWCEEFHIDGLRVDAVASMLYLDYSREPGQWVPNVHGGRENLDAVDFLQEMNATVYRRVPGVVTIAEESTAWDGVTRATHHMGPGGFGGLGFGLKWNMGWMHDSLDYMAHEPVHRKYHHHEMTFSMVYAYSENYVLPISHDEVVHGKGSLVSKMPGDWWQQRANLRAYLAFMWAHPGKQLLFMGQEFAQGAEWSEAHGPDWWLLDPAYGAEADHRGVRDLVRDLNVVYRHTPALWQRDTDPSGFQWIVGDASEDNVFAFLRYDADGSPLLSVSNLSPVVRPNYRLGAPDDVPAWLESLNTDTAKYGGGDVTNPDIVKPDPQGWHGRPASIQLTLPPLATVWLRPA; from the coding sequence GTGACCCCCCGCCCCACCCCCAGCGGTTCGGACCCGAAGAAGTCGGCCGCGAAAGCGGCGAAGAGCGTGAAGAAGGCCGCGGAGAAGGCGGTGACCAAGAAGGCCGCCGTGAAGAACCCGGACCCGGTGGCCGAGAAGGCGCCCGCGAAGAAGGCTGCGGCGAAGAAGGCGCCCGCGAAGAAGGCCGTGGCGAAGAAGGCCGCCGAGCAGAACGCCGTCAGCAAGGCCGTCACCAAGGCCGTCTCCAAGAAGGCCGCCGCGAAGAAGCCGGCGAAGAAGGGGCCCGCCGCGAAGGCGAAGAAGGTCACCGCACCGGCCCCGGCCACCGCGCTGGAGGCACCCTCCGCACCGGCCCCGGCCACCGCGCTGGAGGCACCCTCCGCACCGGTCCCGGTCTCGCCGCCGGAGGCACCCGCACAGGTCCCGGTCCAGCCGCCGGAGGCACCCGCACAGGTCCCGGTCCAGCCGCCGGAGGCACCCGTATCAGTACCGGCCCCGCCGCCGGAGGCACCCGCGTCTCCCGAGATGCCCGTCGGCGATCGTGACCGGCTGCTGTCCGGCACGCATCACGACCCGCACGGGGTGCTCGGCGCGCACCCGGTGTCCGGCGGGGTGGCCTTCCGGGTGTTCCGTCCGTACGCCCTGGCCGTCACGGTCGTCACCGGGGACGGGGACGTGCGGGCCGAGCTGCACGACGACGGCGACGGCTTCTTCTCCGGGCTGCTGCCGCTGCGCGAGGTCCCCACCTACCGGCTCCTCGTGGCGTACGAGGGAGCGGTCCAGGAGACCGAGGACGCGTACGCCTTCCTGCCCGCGCTCGGCGACCTCGACCTGCATCTGATCGGCGAGGGCCGGCACGAGCAGCTGTGGACGGCACTGGGCGCGCAGCCCATGACCCACCAGGGCGCGACGGGCACGCGCTTCACGGTGTGGGCGCCGAACGCGCGCGGTGTCCGGGTGGCCGGCACCTTCAACTTCTGGGACCCGTCGGCGTTCGCGATGCGTTCGCTGGGCTCCACCGGCGTCTGGGAGCTGTTCGTGCCCGGTGTCGGCGAGGGCGAGCTGTACAAGTTCGAGATCACCCGCCCCGACGGCTCCAGGACCCTGCGCGCGGACCCGCTCGCCCGCCGCACCGAGGTCCCGCCCAACACCTCCTCGATCATCCACGCCTCGCACCACGAGTGGCAGGACGGCGAGTGGCTGGCGAACCGGGCGGCCGGCGTCCCCGCCCACGAGGCCCCCTTCTCGGTCTACGAGATCCATCTCCCCTCCTGGCGGCCCGGCCTGACCTACCGTCAGCTCGCGGAGCAGCTGCCCGCCTACGTCAAGGACCTGGGCTTCACCCATGTCGAGCTGATGCCGGTCGCCGAGCACCCCTTCGGCGGCTCCTGGGGCTACCAGGTCACCGGCTTCTACGCGCCGACGGCCCGCCTGGGCACCCCCGACGACTTCAAGTACCTCGTGGACGCGCTCCACCAGGCCGGGATCGGCGTACTGATGGACTGGGTGCCGGCCCATTTCCCGCGCGACGAGTGGGCCCTCGCCGAGTTCGACGGACGCACCCTGTACGAGCACGAGGACCCGCTCCGCGCGGCCCACCCCGACTGGGGCACGCTGGAGTTCGACTACGGACGCCGGGAGGTGCGCAACTTCCTGGTGGCGAACGCCGTGTACTGGTGCGAGGAGTTCCACATCGACGGCCTGCGGGTGGACGCGGTCGCCTCGATGCTCTACCTCGACTACTCGCGCGAGCCGGGCCAGTGGGTCCCGAACGTGCACGGCGGCCGGGAGAACCTGGACGCGGTGGACTTCCTCCAGGAGATGAACGCGACGGTGTACCGGCGGGTCCCGGGCGTGGTGACGATCGCGGAGGAGTCGACGGCCTGGGACGGCGTGACGCGCGCGACGCACCACATGGGTCCGGGCGGTTTCGGGGGCCTGGGCTTCGGCCTGAAGTGGAACATGGGCTGGATGCACGACTCGCTGGACTACATGGCCCACGAGCCGGTGCACCGCAAGTACCACCACCACGAGATGACGTTCTCGATGGTGTACGCGTACAGCGAGAACTACGTCCTGCCGATCTCCCACGACGAGGTCGTGCACGGCAAGGGCTCACTGGTCTCGAAGATGCCGGGCGACTGGTGGCAGCAGCGCGCCAACCTGCGCGCCTACCTGGCCTTCATGTGGGCCCACCCGGGCAAGCAACTCCTCTTCATGGGGCAGGAGTTCGCCCAGGGCGCGGAGTGGTCGGAGGCGCACGGCCCGGACTGGTGGCTGCTGGACCCGGCGTACGGGGCGGAGGCCGACCACCGGGGAGTGCGCGACCTGGTGCGCGACCTGAACGTCGTGTACCGCCACACCCCGGCCCTGTGGCAGCGCGACACGGATCCCTCGGGCTTCCAGTGGATCGTGGGCGACGCGTCCGAGGACAACGTCTTCGCCTTCCTCCGCTACGACGCGGACGGGTCCCCGCTCCTGTCGGTCTCCAACCTCTCCCCGGTGGTCCGCCCCAACTACCGCCTGGGCGCCCCGGACGACGTCCCGGCCTGGCTGGAGTCCCTCAACACGGACACGGCCAAGTACGGCGGCGGCGACGTGACCAACCCCGACATCGTGAAACCGGATCCCCAGGGCTGGCACGGCCGCCCGGCCAGCATCCAGCTCACCCTCCCGCCCCTGGCGACGGTGTGGCTGCGCCCGGCGTGA
- a CDS encoding UvrD-helicase domain-containing protein, which produces MRAGVELSNTGLPDQEIKREQEFIDGLYAHVDALRGDTEASVTDALAQGNTPMQARLERDILVAERSGLLAALNAVDGSLCFGRIDLTSGVTHHIGRIGLRTEDAERTPILIDWRADVARPFYLATGHTPMGLRRRRHIGTDGRRVTDLHDELLDLGDQERTGHEDPTGDAVLLAALNSARTGRMSDIVQTIQAEQDEIIRAPHRGVLVVEGGPGTGKTAVALHRAAYLLYEHRELLAKRAVLIVGPNPAFLGYIGEVLPSLGETGVLLATVGELFPGVRATATDSRAAAAVKGRAAMADVLADVVRDWQALPDPVIAIEHDREILMLDDGLVKVAREKTRAARLPHNVAREHFEGHILNTLTDMVAERIGTDPFDGNNLLDPSDITQIRDELAENPEVWAAIDQLWPRLTPQRLVADFLADPVGYLPDEDAAAIRRPVTRGWTVADVPLLDEAAELLGVDERLARARAERERESQVAYAQGVLDVSYASRTYEFDDKDEEDSEVLSAHDIIDAERFAERQEEDDHRSAAERAAADRTWAFGHIIVDEAQELSPMAWRLLMRRSPTRSMTLVGDPAQTAEAAGVGSWRKILEPYVQDRWEHTRLGVNYRTPAEIMELAAAVVRAEDPGFEPPSSVRSTGARPWVRGTDDLPGAVAQAVKELTPAEGRLAVIAPRHLHRRLAARLDGVTAGAEPDLTRTVVLLDPRQSKGLEFDSVLVVEPALYGTSDLYVALTRATQRLGVLHTGRLPKALVDTSVPGITEP; this is translated from the coding sequence ATGCGGGCGGGAGTGGAATTGTCAAACACCGGTTTGCCAGACCAAGAAATCAAACGCGAACAGGAATTCATCGACGGCCTGTACGCACACGTGGACGCCCTGCGCGGCGACACCGAGGCCTCCGTCACGGACGCCCTCGCCCAGGGCAACACCCCCATGCAGGCCCGCCTCGAGCGGGACATCCTGGTCGCCGAACGCTCCGGACTGCTGGCCGCGCTGAACGCGGTCGACGGCTCGCTCTGCTTCGGCCGGATCGACCTCACCTCGGGCGTCACGCACCACATCGGCCGGATCGGCCTGCGCACCGAGGACGCCGAGCGCACCCCGATCCTCATCGACTGGCGTGCCGACGTCGCCCGCCCCTTCTACCTGGCCACCGGCCACACCCCGATGGGCCTGCGCCGCCGCCGGCACATCGGCACCGACGGCCGCCGGGTCACCGACCTGCACGACGAACTCCTGGACCTCGGAGACCAGGAGCGCACCGGCCACGAGGACCCCACCGGCGACGCCGTCCTGCTCGCCGCGCTGAACTCCGCGCGCACCGGCCGCATGAGCGACATCGTGCAGACCATCCAGGCCGAGCAGGACGAGATCATCCGCGCGCCCCACCGCGGGGTGCTGGTGGTCGAGGGCGGCCCGGGCACCGGCAAGACGGCCGTCGCCCTGCACCGGGCCGCGTATCTCCTCTACGAACACCGGGAGTTGCTGGCCAAGCGGGCCGTGCTGATCGTCGGACCCAACCCGGCCTTCCTCGGCTACATCGGCGAGGTGCTGCCCTCGCTGGGGGAGACCGGTGTGCTCCTCGCCACCGTCGGCGAGCTCTTCCCCGGAGTGCGGGCGACGGCGACCGACAGCCGCGCGGCGGCCGCGGTGAAGGGGCGCGCCGCCATGGCGGACGTCCTCGCCGACGTCGTACGCGACTGGCAGGCCCTGCCCGACCCGGTGATCGCGATCGAGCACGACCGCGAGATCCTGATGCTCGACGACGGCCTGGTCAAGGTCGCCCGCGAGAAGACCCGCGCCGCGCGGCTGCCGCACAACGTGGCCCGCGAGCACTTCGAGGGCCACATCCTCAACACGCTCACCGACATGGTCGCCGAACGCATCGGCACGGATCCCTTCGACGGAAACAATCTGCTGGACCCGAGCGACATCACGCAGATCCGCGACGAACTCGCCGAGAATCCCGAGGTCTGGGCCGCCATCGACCAGTTGTGGCCGCGGCTGACCCCGCAGCGGCTGGTCGCCGACTTCCTCGCCGACCCGGTCGGCTACCTCCCCGACGAGGACGCGGCTGCGATCCGCCGCCCGGTGACCCGGGGGTGGACCGTGGCAGACGTGCCCCTGCTCGACGAGGCGGCCGAACTCCTCGGTGTGGACGAGCGGTTGGCGCGGGCCCGGGCCGAGCGCGAGCGTGAGTCGCAGGTCGCCTACGCGCAGGGCGTCCTCGACGTGTCGTACGCCTCGCGCACCTACGAGTTCGACGACAAGGACGAGGAGGACTCCGAGGTTCTGTCCGCGCACGACATCATCGATGCCGAGCGGTTCGCCGAGCGCCAGGAGGAGGACGACCACCGCAGCGCGGCCGAGCGCGCGGCGGCCGACCGCACCTGGGCCTTCGGACACATCATCGTCGACGAGGCGCAGGAACTGTCGCCGATGGCCTGGCGGTTGCTCATGCGGCGCAGTCCGACCCGCTCGATGACCCTGGTAGGCGACCCGGCGCAGACCGCGGAGGCCGCCGGAGTGGGCTCGTGGCGGAAGATCCTCGAACCGTACGTGCAGGACCGCTGGGAGCACACCCGGCTGGGCGTCAACTACCGGACACCCGCCGAGATCATGGAGCTCGCGGCGGCCGTCGTACGTGCCGAGGACCCCGGCTTCGAACCCCCGAGCTCGGTCCGTTCCACCGGTGCACGGCCCTGGGTGCGCGGCACCGACGACCTGCCCGGCGCGGTCGCGCAGGCCGTGAAGGAGCTGACCCCCGCCGAGGGTCGGCTCGCGGTCATCGCCCCGCGCCATCTGCACCGCAGGCTGGCGGCCCGGCTCGACGGAGTGACCGCGGGCGCGGAGCCGGACCTGACACGGACCGTCGTCCTCCTCGACCCCCGCCAGTCGAAGGGGCTCGAATTCGACTCCGTGCTCGTGGTCGAGCCGGCGCTCTACGGCACGAGCGACCTGTACGTGGCCCTGACCCGGGCGACCCAGCGGCTGGGGGTGCTGCACACGGGCCGGCTGCCGAAGGCGCTGGTCGACACATCCGTCCCAGGGATCACCGAGCCGTAA
- a CDS encoding cytochrome P450, translated as MEAHSHATPPADGPTLGSLPVEPLLTAGFDVDPGAVYERLRGTYGPVAPVGLLGVPVWLVLGYTEVTEVLRNESLWRRDIRYWRARAEGRLPRDWPLLAGYEVRQTMFMDDDEHLAARRTHHSALSPFQDARSPEGWQLRATVARYADELVGMLAAESGSAGFADLGAQYTRPLLLMVTTKLFGCPVELGDELVMDLWRMLDGGPDSGPATARALGAFTRLAAHRRARPGDDLTSYLLLADPGLSDEQLGRELFMNAVYLNDITGNMVLNTLLEVLRGNATVRRSLSAGQIGETVNRAALANPPVANMCFRFAARDVRLGEVWVRAGDAVSPSAAAAHRDLLALSSSHLVGSTVSTRAHLGWGAGAHQCPSAARELGGMIVATAVGRVLDHFARAELTLPPDQLPWRSGPVVRGLRLLPVRYELRAGALPAQRPEPAGPSTAPTADGYARRLLTVLRRLMPGGREEDPMTRRAGL; from the coding sequence ATGGAAGCCCACTCCCACGCGACCCCGCCGGCCGACGGCCCCACGCTCGGGTCGCTGCCCGTCGAGCCGCTGCTCACCGCCGGGTTCGACGTCGACCCCGGCGCGGTGTACGAACGCCTGCGCGGCACCTACGGGCCGGTCGCGCCGGTCGGTCTGCTGGGCGTGCCGGTGTGGCTGGTGCTCGGGTACACCGAGGTCACCGAGGTGCTGCGGAACGAGAGTCTGTGGCGGCGGGACATCCGGTACTGGCGGGCGCGGGCCGAGGGACGGCTGCCGAGGGACTGGCCGCTGCTGGCCGGTTACGAGGTACGGCAGACGATGTTCATGGACGACGACGAGCATCTGGCGGCCCGGCGCACCCACCACTCGGCGCTGAGTCCCTTCCAGGACGCGCGGAGTCCGGAGGGATGGCAGCTGCGGGCCACCGTCGCACGGTACGCCGACGAACTGGTCGGGATGCTGGCGGCGGAGTCCGGATCCGCGGGGTTCGCGGACCTCGGGGCGCAGTACACGCGGCCCCTGCTGCTCATGGTGACGACCAAGTTGTTCGGCTGCCCTGTGGAGTTGGGCGACGAGCTGGTCATGGACCTGTGGCGGATGCTGGACGGAGGGCCGGACTCGGGGCCCGCGACGGCGCGTGCGCTGGGAGCCTTCACACGGCTCGCCGCGCATCGCAGGGCGCGGCCGGGTGACGACCTCACGTCCTACCTGCTGCTCGCGGATCCGGGGTTGAGCGACGAACAGCTCGGGCGGGAACTGTTCATGAACGCCGTGTACCTGAACGACATCACCGGGAACATGGTGCTCAACACACTGCTGGAGGTGCTGCGGGGGAACGCGACGGTCCGGCGGAGCCTTTCGGCCGGGCAGATCGGCGAAACGGTCAACCGGGCGGCGCTGGCGAATCCCCCGGTGGCCAACATGTGCTTCCGGTTCGCCGCGCGGGACGTGCGGCTTGGAGAGGTGTGGGTGCGGGCGGGGGACGCGGTGTCCCCCTCCGCCGCGGCCGCCCATCGTGACCTGCTGGCGCTCAGCTCGTCCCATCTGGTGGGATCGACGGTGTCCACCCGGGCGCATCTGGGGTGGGGAGCCGGTGCACACCAATGCCCCAGTGCGGCAAGGGAATTGGGCGGGATGATCGTGGCGACTGCGGTCGGACGCGTCCTCGACCACTTCGCCCGCGCGGAACTCACCCTCCCGCCCGACCAGTTGCCCTGGCGGTCGGGGCCGGTGGTGCGGGGCCTGAGACTGCTGCCGGTGCGCTACGAACTCCGGGCAGGGGCGCTGCCGGCGCAGCGGCCCGAACCGGCCGGACCGTCCACCGCGCCGACCGCCGACGGGTACGCCCGACGGCTGCTCACGGTGCTGCGCCGGCTGATGCCCGGAGGCAGGGAAGAAGACCCCATGACCCGACGCGCCGGGCTGTGA
- a CDS encoding thioredoxin domain-containing protein, whose protein sequence is MAEVTDADFGTEVLGSELPVLVEFTADWCPPCRQMGPVLAALAAEEGERVKVVQLDVDTNPSTTNAYKVLSMPTFMVFRGGEPVKSMVGARPKRRLLEEISDVL, encoded by the coding sequence GTGGCCGAGGTGACGGACGCGGACTTCGGGACGGAGGTGCTCGGTTCGGAGCTGCCGGTGCTGGTGGAGTTCACCGCCGACTGGTGTCCGCCGTGCCGGCAGATGGGCCCGGTGCTCGCGGCGCTCGCCGCGGAGGAGGGCGAGCGGGTGAAGGTGGTGCAACTGGACGTCGACACCAATCCGTCCACCACGAACGCCTACAAGGTGCTTTCCATGCCGACCTTCATGGTGTTCCGAGGCGGTGAGCCGGTGAAGTCCATGGTGGGGGCGCGGCCGAAACGCCGACTTCTGGAAGAGATTTCCGATGTGCTCTGA